In Helicoverpa zea isolate HzStark_Cry1AcR chromosome 3, ilHelZeax1.1, whole genome shotgun sequence, the sequence TAAATTCTAGACTATGATTAtgaaatttaagtaaatataatttttgagggtacctatttaataagtaattgaataaaataatttattgaattatcaaAGTTCAGACTAAAATGTGGGAATGTGTGTAATggtttttttgcttttcaatgTTTATTCACAACTTCGTTTTAATTTTTCAGATGGACATAAAATGCATGGATCTCGGCGTGTTATAACATTTTGCCTGTTGACAACAGTCCTGCCctcaattttgattattttgcctttgtatttaagaaatataaaatatgcagatgttatgtataaaatatcaGATTCAGATGTTATTCAAATTCATAAAGGTCAATCATCAGTATTTTGTGAGAAACATTCATTAAAAATGAATACTACCTTCAGTGCATTCCAAATGAAAGGAACACCTGAAATATCTAATAAGAGAAAACATATTCGACTAAAAAAGTCAATGATCTTACCTGATGATACATTAGAATATTGgggcttttatttattaagaggTGCTTTAGTGGAATTAAAAGCATGTTCTCAACATGAAGGCTCGAAGATTCTTGTTGTTAAAGGAGATAGAATATTGAATACCTGTGGACTTTTAGATGGATTTAATAAGCAGGGCAAAGATCTTCCTAAAGTTGAGCACCAAGGAGTACTTGTCACATTAGAGAAACCCGATGGAAGACTGAAAACCAATAATACTCAATACTACAAAACCACAAATACTGAAGATTTGTTCAGTAACCTTGATGAtaagaacaaaacaaataaaatggtaAATAATTCCATAAACAATCATAATGATGAAAAAAGGCTTAAGAGAGATATTAATAGTATACCATTGCATAATCCGAACACATTGTTAGATACTGGTGTTTACCATGGGGGTAATGCTTTCAACAGCACTGTGAAACTGCAGGAGCCTGTGTCTAGATTTGAAAGTAATTTGTATGaatgttttcataacaaaattttaatgaacCACCTATTCCCCTTCTCCATGCAATGTAACAGCacaaattacttagaaaatactaCCATTCTCAAAGTAGTTCATGAAGTACTGCTTGatggatattattattatatattctaTACTGATAATGGAATTAATGACATACATGCAATTTTCGATATTTATAAACCAACATTCCAATATGTAAACAATTCTGATTCCAAAGTATGTGTTAACAAAACTGAATGTGAATTCAATATAGATTTCTTCAGTGACGAGTTAGTTATAGTTGAAAAACCTACAAAAGAGGGCTTACAAAATGAAGAAAGCGATTCTTCAATCCTCATATCTATGTGTCATCCTCGAATGtctgtttacatattttttcctatttctGTCCTTTTACTCATATtactttttgcatttttatgatatttgttGAAAGTGTTATTCCATTTAATTTTAGTGAACATGAACATTACCAGAAGtgtgatattaatttattaggaTTTTGAAGTTTTAATGATGTTAAATAGTGGTTATTATAtgttgtataattatattaggaataataaatattgactGTTGTGAATAATATAACGTGAAAGAAAACTGATTAGACACTGATGGTAATTTTATTAACCTTGTTAAATGCGAAATTTAAAGCAAACCAAACAGCCTGAAAAATGTATCCTACGAATTACGATAATGATGATATCCTGTTATCGACTGCTGGTGTGAGAaatctcgggttcgattcccggcttaggccgaaatcgctttatgGGTTTTAGTTAGAAACTCAcaaatcaggggcccgattctcctaagttaataatgtcaaaatcgaatagtaatcgaatcgcaatacgatcgtaatagcagttttaaccatatcgggcattctgctactaataaaagaccaatcgtattcgattgacatttgattggtgtgcgattggtatgctattttggtaattttggtctatacgatagtttgccgtgcaatcattttgcaatcgtaaaacatttgcagacaaaatgattcattattgaatgacagaaaagaataaaaacgtttatttcaaagaaaaaatagcggaatgccacatacgcttcaatagtaatcgagtcgggattggatctcagtcgaatcgagtcgaacgtcaatcgaaggtcgcttaagtaaaattaggagaatcgggccccagtctGGAAGCTGGATATCAATCGCATGtcgcttaaataaaattagcagGATCCAGCCCCAGTTTTTATACTTGTGCGGGAAACTCCCCGGGTGAGACCGAGAGTGCGAGCTAgtactataggtaggtacataaagatGACTGTTGCATTGAATTATTGAATAGAACTACAGAGCTGATTTGAAAATACTTCCATCCACTATTGGGTCGCATTAGGTAGGCTATACCTTTTgtgttattcccgctcggtaacaccctttcatcaacactgttgacgatcgggaaaaaaaagtttcgtttgttcacagtgttgacgaacgctacttattatttcgggTAATTCCCATTCGGTAACACCTTTCGTTCctgtcgtcaacactgttgacgatcgggaaaaaaaaagtttcgttcgttcacagtgtccatgaatgctggtttttatttttaaaatatagaaataaaaataaaacatttcatggatttctaaactgtaaaatggttattatgaaCATGATAaggccattttttttattttctagttaattgtgttttaaaagatctaacataatccattaaaacattttaaaaatccaaacaaataaaaaccaacattcatggacactgtgaacgaacgaaacttttttttcccgatcgtcaacagtgttgacgacaggaacgaaaggtgttaccgaacgggaattACCTGAAATAATAAGGGGTGTactactatgccaaatcgaataacaaataattgaatatcaattgatcgaccactataaatcgaaattctaaatactcgaacattcataatatcgaatggttattaaatcgaacattcaatacatcgcgcagtcaatacatcgagtgttcaaaatatcgaatgttcgtttgatcgagcgtaaAATGCATCgtatattcatcctatcgaaaaatccatattatgaatacaagaaaaactcaaaattaacgaataaatcacattttagtgtagtttttattattatttaacattttttcaatcgcattatcatcccttttgcctcttttttgtaaagtaggtcttcccaatcccgcgtttgccttttcaattcatacaaaattttaaaatgtacctttgaaagataagaattaaagattaaaaatgtgatttattagtaaattttgagtttttcttgtattcataaaaaatatgatttttcgataggatgaatatacGATGCATTTatcgctcgatcaaacgaacgttcgatattttgaacactcgatgtattgactgcgcgatgtattgaatgttcgatttaataaccattcgatattatgaatgttcgagtatttagaatttcgatttatagtggtcgatcaattgatattcgattatttgtcattcgatttggcatagtacacccaataataagtagcgttcgtcaacagtgtgaacgaacgaaacttttttttcccgatggtCAATAGTGttcacgaaagggtgttaccgaacgggaataACCAGCAGAGCGGAGTGGAGCATACTTTTGGAATCGCGCATTTTTGCACTTAGTTACACTCAATCTCTCGGAACCgccccgctgtcctccgctctgcaccgcctcgatgtatgaatattcgctcagctctgctccacGCCGCTCCTACTGTTTCCATTGTCGCGGAGCGGAGATTACAAGCATagtcattggtcaatttgtgcaccgctaagctcctctctgcccagctccgcgtcagtggaaacgcggccttaAACTTTGGAAGTCCTTGACGAAACTGCTGCATCCACACACACTAGACACAGATTTCTAGACCGAGTCgatttattttacttaccaTACATActaagaaagtaggtacctacctacatacaaaattatgaaAGTTGCATTGGTTGAACCTGAACATTCATACTTGAGATTTTGATTCTTTGCCCACTACGCCACCAGGACTTTCCTCCTAAGCGTGTGAAAATGTATGAAATCTATGGATGTaggttaataatgtcaaaatcgaatcgcaatatggtcgcaatagcagttttaaccatatcgggcattctgctactaattataagaccaatcgaattccaacgacattcgattggtctgctattttggtgatttaggtctatacggtagtttgctctacaatcatattgcaatagttaatcatttgcagacaaaatgattcattattgaatgacagaaaaggataaaaacgtttatctcaaagaaaaaattgcggaatatacacatacgcttcaatcgtaatcgagtcgggattggatctcagtcgaatcgagtcgaacgtgaatcgtatgtcgcttaagtaaaattaggagaatcgggtcccAGCTATAATTTACAGTTCTAGAGAATCAAGAACATCTGACAAAGGACGTAGGTTTT encodes:
- the LOC124646184 gene encoding uncharacterized protein LOC124646184 isoform X1; this encodes MDKKNLRPVNTSYYNTNYQYSNVNKEDGHKMHGSRRVITFCLLTTVLPSILIILPLYLRNIKYADVMYKISDSDVIQIHKGQSSVFCEKHSLKMNTTFSAFQMKGTPEISNKRKHIRLKKSMILPDDTLEYWGFYLLRGALVELKACSQHEGSKILVVKGDRILNTCGLLDGFNKQGKDLPKVEHQGVLVTLEKPDGRLKTNNTQYYKTTNTEDLFSNLDDKNKTNKMVNNSINNHNDEKRLKRDINSIPLHNPNTLLDTGVYHGGNAFNSTVKLQEPVSRFESNLYECFHNKILMNHLFPFSMQCNSTNYLENTTILKVVHEVLLDGYYYYIFYTDNGINDIHAIFDIYKPTFQYVNNSDSKVCVNKTECEFNIDFFSDELVIVEKPTKEGLQNEESDSSILISMCHPRMSVYIFFPISVLLLILLFAFL
- the LOC124646184 gene encoding uncharacterized protein LOC124646184 isoform X2 — encoded protein: MHGSRRVITFCLLTTVLPSILIILPLYLRNIKYADVMYKISDSDVIQIHKGQSSVFCEKHSLKMNTTFSAFQMKGTPEISNKRKHIRLKKSMILPDDTLEYWGFYLLRGALVELKACSQHEGSKILVVKGDRILNTCGLLDGFNKQGKDLPKVEHQGVLVTLEKPDGRLKTNNTQYYKTTNTEDLFSNLDDKNKTNKMVNNSINNHNDEKRLKRDINSIPLHNPNTLLDTGVYHGGNAFNSTVKLQEPVSRFESNLYECFHNKILMNHLFPFSMQCNSTNYLENTTILKVVHEVLLDGYYYYIFYTDNGINDIHAIFDIYKPTFQYVNNSDSKVCVNKTECEFNIDFFSDELVIVEKPTKEGLQNEESDSSILISMCHPRMSVYIFFPISVLLLILLFAFL